A portion of the Oxynema aestuarii AP17 genome contains these proteins:
- a CDS encoding glycosyltransferase, whose protein sequence is MSFSELGDEQKVSRPCVGKWCFPHVTTLVTLGIWFAIGAIAAAWIGGFEPIQTLFVHLDRVQENPPIWLQVPSFGDRFLWMPSLILLAIASLVTQFSSLPRTRSRAIVVAILLAVTLRYLLWRSLATLNLSTPINGIFSLGLFGLELLLVSSRLIQVYLTLRIQDRSHEADRRAIAVTERKYTPSVDILIPTYNEPEFILRRTIIGAQALDYDRKNIYLLDDTRRPEIARLARELGCCYVTRPHNLYAKAGNLNHAIAHTTGELIVVFDADFIPTRNFLQRTVGFFQDSNVALVQTPQTFYNPDPIARNLGLEDILTPEEEVFYRYIQPIRDGVGSVICAGTSFVVRRSALAEVGNFVTDSLSEDYFTGIRLAARGYRVIYLDEKLSAGLAAENIGDHIAQRLRWVRGTLQAFFIDSNPLTIPGLTFVQRLAHLEGLIYWFGNIARLALLLMPLGYTFLGIVPIEVNLAEFTYFFLPYYLISISTFAWLNRRSRSAILSEFYSIVTYIPLTITVLQVLLNPFSKQFNVTPKGKTRDRFYFNWKIAWPLLLILIGMGFAFVKNLSIALGSAETPAFEGINLAWIWSLYNFITIAIALFISIDVPNGDLHPWLALRRQVLLTETDNKSDRHPEQFWGRTIALSETGAQVECKAPLSLRGDRLTLELLGEKLTLSGQIEAIEERGEYYKIKMNFDRLNLEQHRRLVELLFCRCGQWQYRETPGELQSFFLLFKILLKPRILCDRDRTVKPLPVNQL, encoded by the coding sequence ATGAGTTTTTCAGAGCTCGGTGACGAACAAAAAGTAAGCCGCCCTTGCGTCGGTAAATGGTGTTTCCCCCACGTTACGACTCTAGTCACGTTGGGGATTTGGTTTGCCATTGGGGCGATCGCTGCAGCTTGGATCGGCGGATTTGAACCGATTCAGACTTTGTTTGTGCACCTCGATCGAGTTCAAGAAAATCCCCCCATCTGGTTGCAAGTTCCCTCATTCGGCGATCGCTTTTTGTGGATGCCCTCCCTGATTTTATTGGCGATCGCGTCCCTCGTGACTCAGTTTTCTAGTCTACCGCGCACCCGATCGCGGGCGATCGTCGTTGCCATTTTATTAGCCGTAACTTTGCGCTATTTACTGTGGCGATCGTTGGCCACTCTTAATTTATCCACCCCTATTAATGGCATATTCAGCCTCGGGTTATTCGGGTTAGAATTATTACTGGTATCGAGTCGTTTAATTCAAGTTTATTTAACGCTCAGAATTCAAGACCGCAGCCACGAAGCCGACCGACGGGCGATCGCCGTTACCGAACGAAAATATACACCATCCGTCGATATTTTAATCCCCACTTATAACGAACCGGAATTTATTCTCAGACGCACCATTATCGGCGCTCAAGCCTTAGATTACGACCGTAAAAATATTTACCTGCTCGACGATACCCGACGCCCGGAAATTGCCCGACTCGCACGAGAATTGGGCTGTTGTTATGTCACCCGTCCTCATAATCTGTACGCCAAAGCGGGCAATCTCAATCACGCGATCGCTCATACGACGGGGGAATTAATCGTTGTTTTCGATGCCGACTTTATCCCGACGCGCAACTTTTTACAGCGTACCGTCGGCTTCTTTCAAGATAGTAATGTCGCCCTCGTTCAAACTCCCCAAACCTTTTACAATCCCGATCCGATCGCCCGCAATCTCGGTTTAGAAGATATTTTAACCCCTGAAGAAGAAGTTTTTTATCGCTACATTCAGCCGATTCGCGATGGCGTCGGTAGCGTCATTTGTGCGGGAACTTCGTTTGTCGTTCGCCGCAGTGCTTTAGCCGAAGTAGGCAACTTTGTCACCGATTCACTCAGCGAAGATTACTTTACAGGAATTCGCCTCGCCGCCCGAGGATATCGAGTGATTTATTTAGATGAAAAATTGAGCGCCGGATTGGCGGCTGAAAATATCGGCGACCATATTGCTCAACGTTTGCGATGGGTACGCGGTACCTTACAAGCCTTTTTTATTGATTCCAACCCCCTGACCATTCCCGGATTAACCTTCGTTCAACGCCTGGCTCATTTAGAAGGATTAATCTATTGGTTTGGCAATATTGCCAGACTGGCACTGTTGTTAATGCCTTTAGGTTACACCTTTTTGGGGATCGTTCCGATCGAAGTCAATTTAGCCGAATTTACCTATTTTTTTCTGCCTTATTATTTGATTTCGATTTCTACTTTTGCTTGGTTGAACCGCAGATCGCGATCGGCAATTTTATCGGAATTTTACTCGATCGTCACCTATATTCCTCTGACGATTACCGTTTTGCAGGTTCTGCTCAATCCGTTTTCTAAACAATTTAATGTCACCCCAAAAGGAAAGACTCGCGATCGCTTTTATTTTAATTGGAAAATTGCTTGGCCTTTACTGCTTATCCTGATCGGAATGGGGTTTGCATTTGTCAAGAATTTAAGCATAGCTTTAGGCAGTGCCGAAACTCCAGCTTTTGAAGGCATTAATTTAGCGTGGATTTGGAGTTTATATAACTTCATTACGATCGCGATTGCTCTATTCATCTCGATCGACGTTCCCAACGGGGATCTTCATCCTTGGTTGGCTTTACGCCGTCAAGTTCTACTGACAGAAACTGACAACAAAAGCGATCGCCATCCCGAGCAATTTTGGGGAAGAACGATCGCCTTATCGGAAACCGGGGCGCAAGTGGAGTGTAAAGCACCTCTATCATTGCGCGGCGATCGCTTGACTTTAGAATTACTGGGAGAAAAATTAACCTTATCGGGACAGATTGAAGCGATCGAAGAGCGCGGGGAATACTATAAAATAAAAATGAACTTCGATCGCCTTAATCTAGAGCAACACCGCCGCTTAGTTGAATTACTCTTTTGTCGTTGCGGACAATGGCAATATCGCGAAACTCCCGGAGAATTGCAATCGTTCTTTTTGTTGTTTAAAATTTTATTAAAACCGCGCATTCTGTGCGATCGAGATCGGACGGTAAAACCGCTTCCTGTCAATCAGCTATGA
- a CDS encoding DM13 domain-containing protein — protein MKLNYLTVLAVVSILSWGSVASVTVGSSALRAQTTSIARMNSSAIAGTFVSAEHPTEGMARIVMENGKYYLELDENFKTDPGPDLFVILHQSAQLPNSGIEESDYISLGMLRSIEGAQRYEIPADVDLDRFKAAAIWCKEFNATFGYASLRENATSVNPCAGHNPCAGK, from the coding sequence ATGAAACTTAACTATTTAACTGTTTTAGCCGTCGTCTCGATATTGAGCTGGGGAAGCGTCGCCAGCGTCACCGTCGGTTCGAGTGCACTGCGAGCCCAAACGACGAGTATAGCGCGGATGAATTCGTCGGCGATCGCCGGAACCTTCGTCTCGGCAGAACATCCCACCGAAGGAATGGCCCGCATCGTCATGGAAAACGGTAAATACTATCTCGAACTCGACGAAAACTTTAAAACCGATCCCGGACCGGACTTATTCGTCATCTTACATCAGTCCGCACAACTACCGAATTCGGGAATCGAAGAAAGTGATTATATTAGCTTAGGTATGCTACGCAGTATCGAGGGCGCTCAACGCTACGAAATTCCCGCCGATGTAGACCTCGATCGCTTCAAAGCTGCCGCCATTTGGTGTAAGGAGTTTAACGCCACTTTTGGTTATGCCAGCTTGAGGGAAAACGCTACCAGTGTCAATCCTTGCGCGGGACACAATCCTTGCGCGGGTAAATAA
- a CDS encoding DUF4079 domain-containing protein: MELVDYLALLHPFLAVVVVFPTIGIVLNMAWQTRSRRLQTQGGKSKIPAVVGREHVKYGQILTGTVVGITLIALAYSIFVKNIVKNQLWVNDRFQVVFMVILLAATIASLVFLYQARSKLWRGVFASLTGMGLVVLGCQEGVFRRTYEWQISHYYYGIAAALLMVFSLAIVNEIYQDRSQRWRLIHTLLNCFALLLFIGQGFTGARDLLEIPLSWQQEHLYRCNWEQKICPSSESSAVPLESLQSRRFP; this comes from the coding sequence ATGGAACTGGTAGATTATTTAGCTCTTTTACATCCATTTCTGGCGGTGGTCGTCGTCTTTCCGACGATCGGAATCGTGCTGAACATGGCGTGGCAGACGCGATCGCGCCGTTTGCAAACCCAAGGGGGAAAAAGCAAAATTCCCGCCGTCGTCGGACGCGAACACGTCAAATACGGACAGATCCTCACCGGGACTGTGGTAGGAATTACCTTAATTGCTCTAGCCTATTCAATTTTTGTCAAAAATATTGTTAAAAACCAACTTTGGGTCAACGATCGGTTTCAAGTCGTTTTCATGGTGATTTTATTGGCGGCAACGATCGCCAGTTTGGTATTTCTCTATCAAGCGCGATCCAAACTGTGGCGCGGCGTGTTTGCCAGCTTAACCGGGATGGGATTGGTCGTTCTCGGCTGTCAAGAAGGGGTGTTTCGCCGGACCTACGAATGGCAGATTTCCCATTATTATTACGGGATCGCCGCCGCGTTGCTGATGGTATTTTCCCTGGCGATCGTCAACGAAATCTATCAAGATCGATCGCAGCGCTGGCGTTTGATTCATACCCTGTTGAACTGTTTTGCGCTTTTATTATTTATCGGACAAGGCTTTACCGGGGCGCGAGATTTGCTCGAAATTCCCCTCAGTTGGCAACAAGAACATCTGTATCGGTGCAATTGGGAACAAAAAATTTGTCCGAGTTCCGAAAGTTCGGCAGTTCCCCTCGAAAGCTTACAAAGCCGTCGTTTCCCTTAG
- a CDS encoding FKBP-type peptidyl-prolyl cis-trans isomerase, translating to MAAAKTGDTVKVHYTGKLEDGTVFDSSVEREPLQFTLGEGQVIPGFEKAALGMNPGDSKTETIPPEEAYGEHREEMVVQVERQQIPDNFAKVGQRLQIQQPTGQKIPVVVTEVADATVTLDANHPLAGKSLTFDIEMVEIG from the coding sequence ATGGCTGCAGCCAAAACGGGTGATACGGTAAAGGTTCACTATACCGGAAAACTGGAAGATGGAACGGTGTTTGATTCTTCCGTGGAACGCGAACCGCTACAGTTTACCCTCGGTGAAGGACAAGTGATTCCGGGGTTTGAAAAAGCAGCCCTCGGCATGAATCCGGGAGATAGTAAAACGGAAACCATTCCCCCGGAAGAAGCTTATGGAGAACACCGAGAGGAAATGGTCGTCCAAGTCGAACGCCAGCAAATCCCGGACAACTTCGCTAAAGTCGGTCAGCGATTGCAAATCCAACAACCCACCGGGCAGAAAATTCCCGTCGTCGTGACCGAGGTAGCCGATGCTACGGTGACCTTAGATGCCAATCATCCTTTAGCCGGAAAGAGTCTGACCTTTGACATTGAAATGGTAGAGATTGGATAA
- a CDS encoding adenylate/guanylate cyclase domain-containing protein: MNDLLDSFFAARGMEYVTLDAGLEIVSASPKAYRFADFPEAIAVGNPLDLPFPESIGIEPMLDEVLAGTRDSFELKSIGRFNDPDRPIYFDIYILPQRDRVTQEKQLVVLLDDVSERMGLEQKLVQATNETNLLFNALSKSKSYIDSILASMAEALIVTDENGKIKTINRKTQELFEYSETELIGQSIAPLVPEYRALLAAIETEESGNGDGAREAIEVVGKTKSGKKIYVGFSCSMLEQEQGNYAREFVYIGRDITERKRVQQRQFAQAATTRILSESVSFQQAAPRLLPAIGESFGWDVGEIWMTGDDRERGVENPGSVHSTQGAIAPPERLRCVVSWARSSPDSPPVEGRRDRYLGKGEGLPGWVWENARGRAILDLSQEAEAAFARPEALAEGSGAAFAFPIVGDTDESGDLADADPCHSEILGVLAFWSDEVQTPDPDLMETVEGLASQFGQFIKRKRAEIALRESEERYRDLFENASDLILSIDPRGRFLYVNRAWKETLGYSEEDLTRIGLLDIVHPQCKGDYLTHFAHVLRGNILEGIKTELITKSGRKISIEGSLNCKRVDGETVAVRGIFRDITDRLQSELALKHQQEKTERLLLNILPQTIAERLKRDAATIAEHYADVSVLFADLVGFTRIAAELSPIDLVRLLNQIFSAFDRLTEERGLEKIKTVGDAYMVVGGLPHRRPDHAEAIAQMALDMQAELEQFNLENEQNFNIRIGIHTGPVVAGVIGLKKFIYDLWGDTVNTASRMESHGLPGRIQVTQDTYERLKDDFILEKRGAIEIKGKGEMITYFLNGRVREPLPSERRRDRLKALKRLGIVSEPTQQLLDMLENRLADSP; this comes from the coding sequence ATGAACGATCTTTTAGATTCTTTCTTTGCCGCGCGCGGCATGGAATACGTGACCTTAGATGCTGGACTTGAAATTGTCAGTGCTTCCCCCAAAGCTTATCGGTTTGCGGATTTTCCCGAGGCGATCGCCGTCGGCAATCCTCTAGATCTGCCCTTTCCCGAATCGATCGGGATCGAACCGATGCTCGATGAAGTTTTGGCGGGAACGCGCGACAGTTTCGAGTTGAAATCGATCGGTCGCTTTAACGACCCGGATCGTCCAATTTATTTTGATATTTATATTCTCCCCCAGCGCGATCGCGTCACCCAAGAAAAACAGCTCGTGGTCCTGCTCGACGATGTTAGCGAGCGGATGGGGCTAGAACAAAAGTTGGTGCAAGCCACCAACGAAACCAATTTATTATTTAACGCCCTTTCTAAGTCTAAATCTTATATTGATAGCATTCTCGCGTCGATGGCAGAAGCGCTGATCGTCACCGATGAAAATGGAAAAATTAAAACGATCAATCGCAAAACTCAAGAGTTATTTGAATATAGCGAAACGGAATTGATCGGCCAGTCGATCGCCCCGTTGGTTCCGGAATATCGCGCTTTACTCGCCGCGATCGAAACTGAGGAGTCCGGGAATGGGGACGGCGCCAGGGAGGCGATCGAAGTGGTCGGTAAAACGAAAAGCGGTAAAAAGATTTACGTCGGCTTTTCTTGTTCTATGCTCGAACAAGAGCAGGGCAATTACGCCCGGGAATTTGTCTATATCGGTCGCGACATCACCGAACGCAAACGGGTGCAGCAACGCCAGTTCGCCCAGGCGGCAACTACCCGGATCTTATCCGAGTCCGTCTCCTTCCAACAGGCGGCCCCGCGACTGCTTCCGGCGATTGGCGAAAGTTTCGGCTGGGACGTGGGCGAAATTTGGATGACCGGGGACGATCGCGAGCGGGGGGTCGAAAACCCGGGCAGCGTCCACTCGACTCAAGGGGCGATCGCCCCCCCGGAACGGCTCCGTTGCGTGGTGTCGTGGGCGCGATCGTCCCCGGACAGTCCTCCCGTGGAAGGGCGGCGCGATCGCTACCTGGGTAAAGGCGAAGGGTTACCCGGTTGGGTCTGGGAAAACGCACGCGGGCGGGCGATCCTCGATCTGAGTCAGGAGGCGGAAGCGGCGTTTGCCCGTCCGGAAGCCCTCGCCGAGGGATCGGGCGCCGCCTTTGCCTTTCCGATTGTCGGCGATACGGACGAGAGCGGCGATCTCGCCGACGCCGACCCCTGTCATTCGGAAATTCTCGGCGTCCTCGCTTTTTGGAGTGATGAAGTCCAAACCCCCGACCCCGATTTAATGGAAACTGTCGAGGGATTGGCCAGTCAGTTCGGGCAGTTCATCAAGCGCAAACGCGCGGAAATTGCCTTGCGCGAAAGTGAAGAACGCTATCGGGATTTATTTGAAAATGCCAGCGATTTGATTCTCAGCATCGATCCCCGGGGTCGCTTTCTCTATGTCAATCGCGCTTGGAAGGAAACGTTAGGCTACTCCGAGGAGGATTTGACCCGGATCGGCCTGCTCGATATCGTCCATCCCCAATGCAAAGGGGATTATCTGACTCATTTCGCTCACGTCCTCCGGGGGAATATCCTGGAAGGGATCAAAACGGAACTGATCACCAAATCGGGCCGCAAAATTTCGATTGAAGGCAGTCTCAATTGCAAGCGGGTCGATGGCGAAACCGTTGCCGTGCGCGGTATTTTCCGCGACATTACCGATCGCTTGCAATCGGAATTAGCTCTCAAACACCAACAAGAAAAAACCGAGCGCTTGTTGCTCAATATTTTGCCGCAAACGATCGCCGAACGCCTCAAACGAGATGCGGCGACGATCGCCGAACATTATGCCGACGTCAGCGTTTTATTCGCCGATCTCGTCGGCTTTACCCGCATTGCCGCCGAACTCTCCCCGATCGATTTGGTTCGCTTGTTAAACCAAATTTTTTCGGCCTTCGATCGCCTCACCGAAGAACGTGGCTTGGAGAAAATTAAAACTGTCGGCGATGCCTATATGGTCGTGGGTGGCTTGCCCCACCGCCGCCCGGATCATGCCGAGGCGATCGCCCAAATGGCGTTAGACATGCAAGCCGAACTCGAACAGTTCAATCTCGAAAACGAACAGAATTTCAACATTCGCATCGGCATCCACACCGGGCCGGTGGTCGCGGGGGTGATCGGACTGAAGAAATTTATTTACGACCTGTGGGGGGATACGGTCAATACCGCGAGTCGCATGGAATCTCACGGCCTTCCCGGTCGCATCCAAGTCACCCAGGATACTTACGAACGCTTGAAAGATGATTTTATTCTCGAAAAACGCGGGGCGATCGAGATTAAAGGGAAAGGGGAAATGATTACCTATTTTCTCAACGGTCGCGTGCGAGAACCACTCCCATCGGAGCGCAGGCGCGATCGTCTCAAAGCCCTCAAACGCCTCGGGATCGTCTCCGAACCAACCCAACAACTGCTCGACATGCTCGAAAATCGGCTCGCCGATTCCCCATAG
- a CDS encoding hybrid sensor histidine kinase/response regulator, with amino-acid sequence MNPLLRKLLDPRPLEYAILDRDWIVRETSANIGRFADVPELALCDRDIRLAFPEFIGVESILNDILNGQQSYFELKGIARFENNNQPFYFDLSVTQEPGDNPQDIRLLVVFEDATERMILKQELMQRVNEANLLVSTLAAAKAYTDRIITAMADALLVTKQNGRIEIVNDAALDLFGYTRDELIDRGISTIFETANLLPEWREVVGTTDAHGESPLEKDLETNLETQLETNLEIPCRTKSGKSLVVAFSRSVIPTELPGLRKILYIGRDITERKRAAEQLEFARRQAELASQTKSNFLANMSHEIRTPMNAILGMTGLLLQTSLNPEQQDFIETIRLSSNALLNLINEILDLSKLEAGEMQLETQEFDLTDCVEEVVELLAPQAHGKGLEITTSIAPDLPDMLRGDAYRLRQVLTNLIGNAIKFTAEGEVFIKVERSPVSLPKAPPQAVQICFSTIDTGIGIAPEDRAHLFEPFSQVDASTTRVYGGTGLGLAICKQIVGLMGGTIGVDSEVGRGSKFWFAIPFARANTHPHTHADRGIHELAGRALLTVGNRATTQEAIAHWGACWRMRVEAMDLGSFERFLEKRGKRRGTYDLVALDLHLDGNDAIALGERLKTSPAFADTPLVLLVRSNERDRARACLDSGFSSYLVKPIRRSRLLASLKQCFGIEEAPEAPLAAHDGSVQRVGERFPLKILVAEDNPVNQKVALKQLEIEGFKADVVANGEQVLQRLSRDRYDVILMDCQMPVLDGYETTREIRRLYGDRRARDRVTPVPIVIAMTAHAMKEDRDKCLAAGMDDYISKPVHPEQLQGILSKWGAQLHSGEIVSEPEPRSRPGQPPDLFDLGRLERISEGDSGFIRELLAIFLEDLHAHIASLQGADLQDLYFIEREAHYIKGSSSNVGAVKLYDLAKELEYEAHQGRQERINWLLDNLYGVYREVVVFVEELLQEK; translated from the coding sequence ATGAATCCTTTACTCAGAAAACTGCTCGATCCGAGACCCTTAGAATATGCCATCCTCGATCGCGATTGGATCGTGCGAGAAACCTCAGCCAATATCGGGCGATTTGCGGACGTTCCCGAACTGGCCCTGTGCGATCGCGATATTCGTCTGGCCTTTCCCGAATTTATCGGCGTCGAGTCCATTTTAAACGATATCCTCAACGGCCAACAAAGTTACTTCGAACTCAAAGGAATCGCCCGGTTTGAAAACAACAACCAACCGTTTTACTTCGATTTATCCGTCACCCAAGAACCGGGAGACAACCCGCAAGATATTCGCCTGTTAGTCGTCTTTGAAGACGCCACCGAACGCATGATTCTCAAACAAGAACTCATGCAACGGGTCAACGAAGCCAACTTACTCGTCAGTACCCTCGCGGCGGCCAAAGCCTACACCGATCGCATCATTACGGCAATGGCCGATGCCTTATTGGTCACCAAACAAAACGGGCGCATTGAAATTGTCAACGACGCCGCCCTCGACTTATTTGGATACACCCGAGACGAACTGATCGATCGCGGCATTTCCACGATCTTCGAGACCGCCAATCTCCTCCCGGAATGGAGGGAAGTGGTAGGGACGACAGACGCCCATGGGGAAAGCCCTTTAGAAAAAGATTTAGAAACCAATTTAGAAACCCAGTTAGAAACTAACTTAGAAATTCCCTGTCGGACGAAATCGGGAAAATCTCTCGTCGTCGCCTTCTCGCGATCGGTCATTCCGACGGAATTACCGGGATTGCGCAAAATTCTCTATATCGGACGGGACATCACCGAACGCAAGCGGGCTGCCGAACAACTCGAATTCGCCCGCCGTCAAGCCGAGTTAGCCTCGCAAACCAAGAGCAACTTTTTGGCGAACATGAGTCATGAAATTCGCACCCCCATGAATGCGATTTTGGGAATGACGGGACTGTTGTTGCAGACGTCTTTAAATCCAGAACAGCAGGATTTCATCGAAACCATTCGCCTTAGTAGCAACGCCCTGCTCAATTTAATTAACGAGATTTTAGACCTGTCTAAACTCGAAGCCGGAGAGATGCAATTAGAGACGCAAGAATTCGACTTGACCGATTGCGTCGAAGAAGTCGTCGAGTTACTCGCCCCCCAAGCCCACGGCAAAGGCTTAGAAATTACCACTTCGATCGCCCCGGACCTGCCAGATATGTTGCGCGGGGACGCCTATCGCCTGCGGCAAGTGCTGACTAATTTAATCGGCAATGCGATTAAGTTTACCGCCGAGGGAGAAGTTTTTATCAAAGTCGAGCGATCGCCCGTCAGCCTGCCAAAAGCGCCGCCGCAAGCGGTGCAGATTTGTTTTTCGACGATCGACACGGGCATCGGGATCGCCCCGGAAGACCGGGCGCACCTCTTCGAGCCTTTTTCCCAAGTCGATGCCTCCACGACGCGAGTTTACGGGGGAACTGGATTGGGATTGGCGATTTGCAAACAAATTGTCGGTTTGATGGGGGGAACAATAGGGGTAGACAGCGAAGTGGGGCGCGGCTCGAAGTTCTGGTTTGCCATTCCTTTCGCTCGCGCCAACACTCACCCGCACACCCACGCCGATCGCGGCATTCACGAGTTGGCGGGACGCGCGCTGCTGACCGTAGGCAATCGGGCGACCACCCAAGAGGCGATCGCCCATTGGGGCGCCTGCTGGCGGATGCGAGTGGAAGCGATGGATCTCGGCAGTTTCGAGCGCTTTTTAGAAAAGCGGGGCAAGCGTCGGGGGACTTACGACTTGGTTGCCCTCGACTTACACCTCGACGGGAACGACGCGATCGCCTTGGGAGAACGGCTCAAAACCTCTCCCGCGTTTGCCGATACTCCTTTGGTGCTGTTGGTTCGCAGCAACGAACGCGATCGGGCTCGTGCCTGTCTCGATAGCGGCTTCAGCAGTTATCTCGTCAAACCGATCCGGCGATCGCGCTTGTTGGCGAGTCTGAAACAATGTTTCGGGATCGAGGAGGCGCCAGAGGCGCCACTCGCAGCCCATGACGGTTCGGTGCAACGAGTCGGAGAGCGTTTTCCCTTGAAAATTTTGGTGGCAGAAGATAACCCGGTCAATCAAAAAGTCGCCCTCAAGCAGTTGGAAATTGAGGGATTTAAAGCGGATGTGGTCGCCAATGGGGAACAAGTGCTGCAACGATTGTCCCGCGATCGCTACGATGTAATTTTGATGGATTGCCAAATGCCCGTATTGGACGGTTACGAGACCACCCGAGAAATCCGCCGTCTCTACGGCGATCGCCGCGCGCGCGATCGCGTCACTCCCGTACCGATCGTGATCGCGATGACCGCTCACGCGATGAAAGAAGACCGGGATAAATGCCTCGCCGCAGGCATGGACGACTATATCAGCAAACCCGTTCACCCGGAACAATTACAAGGGATTCTCAGTAAGTGGGGGGCGCAATTACACTCAGGGGAAATCGTCTCCGAACCGGAACCGCGATCGCGCCCGGGTCAGCCCCCCGATTTATTCGATTTAGGGCGTTTGGAACGAATTTCCGAAGGAGATTCCGGTTTTATTCGAGAACTGCTAGCAATCTTTTTAGAAGATTTACACGCCCATATCGCGAGTTTGCAGGGTGCCGATTTGCAAGATCTTTACTTTATCGAGCGCGAAGCCCATTATATAAAGGGTTCGAGCAGCAATGTGGGTGCAGTTAAACTGTACGATTTGGCCAAAGAGTTAGAATATGAAGCCCATCAAGGACGGCAGGAACGGATTAATTGGCTTCTCGATAATCTCTATGGTGTTTATCGAGAAGTGGTGGTCTTTGTAGAAGAATTACTGCAAGAAAAATGA
- a CDS encoding SPOR domain-containing protein, translating to MNLSRSNFSQRMTTAIRCLALVGGSWAIAVHPGAAIAQPLPEIPVFQDIEPDDDRFSPPLGTYEPPPYMPPSAPPVPDSKRYIVYIPRENDRVLQQVRLVEPEAFYTQYRGTTVIQVGVFENYGNAQRRSRELEFYGVRSAIATEETSPPVASLPAPTTSTFAGSYPPPPPTFTGTVPSTYGVSDPYFVIVPVDAREVDATVSQLVEAGIPTQDITPRNSSLGTYLQLGPYPDRVTAQQESGYLQNFGFDARIRSGL from the coding sequence ATGAACTTGTCTCGGTCTAACTTCAGTCAACGGATGACTACCGCGATTCGATGTTTGGCTCTGGTGGGAGGGAGTTGGGCGATCGCCGTCCATCCCGGCGCCGCGATCGCCCAACCCCTGCCGGAAATCCCGGTTTTCCAAGATATAGAACCCGACGACGATCGCTTTTCCCCACCTCTGGGGACTTACGAGCCGCCGCCCTACATGCCCCCCAGTGCGCCCCCCGTTCCGGATTCCAAACGCTACATCGTTTATATCCCTCGGGAAAACGATCGGGTTTTGCAGCAAGTCCGCCTGGTGGAACCGGAAGCGTTTTACACCCAATATCGGGGCACAACGGTGATTCAAGTGGGGGTGTTTGAAAATTACGGCAATGCTCAACGGCGATCGCGAGAACTGGAGTTTTACGGGGTGCGCTCGGCGATCGCTACGGAAGAAACATCGCCCCCCGTTGCCAGTCTCCCCGCCCCGACGACGAGCACTTTTGCGGGGAGTTACCCGCCCCCACCGCCGACGTTTACCGGGACAGTCCCGTCCACTTACGGGGTGAGCGATCCTTATTTTGTCATTGTTCCCGTTGACGCCCGCGAGGTTGATGCGACGGTCAGCCAACTGGTGGAAGCGGGGATTCCCACTCAGGACATTACCCCTCGCAATTCGTCGTTGGGAACCTATCTACAGTTGGGGCCGTATCCCGATCGCGTCACGGCTCAACAGGAAAGTGGTTATCTTCAAAACTTCGGATTTGACGCGCGGATCCGGAGCGGGCTCTAA